The genomic region CTTCATTTTCAGTGCCAGACAATTAATTGTAGCGATGTGTCTTTCATGCCAAGCCAGTCTTTATTAAGAACTTCATTCTATGTGCAGACCACCTTCTTATTGACTATTAGAGGGTTTAGCATAAAATCCTGTCACCATTGTGTTTCCAAGTAAATGCttgtcattttatttgtaaTGAATTTAAAGGCATAATTTGACAACTTTTGGTTTACATTTTAATCTTTATCTAAAGATTTAGATCAATGATTTAACAAATACTGATGATGGAAAAAactaagtattttaaatgaacaagTACATTTTTGGCAATCGGACAGCTTCTGTAAATGAGTGTGATGAAGGTTAAAGATTAAAAGCAAACCATATtcagggctccagactaacATTCGAGAGCAGTGGCACTTGTGGCGCTGTTTTGCATTAATAAGTGCAGTTACTAATAATAATACGTTTTAGGGATGTGCACAAATagtcgaatattcgaatattcgttctgtaatattcgaaaaataaaaatactattcgaaTTTTACTATGTTCCTTTGCTGGCcgtgaatccatgataaatcctaagcactaaaactcgcagttataactaaatgcaccgggtggcgctgtggagcatgtttaacaagtttattttatttgatcgtcacataatgttgtcgtctgccttgcaaagtttggaattacttagatgaaaatgatcttacaaaatggaattacttttgatcaaattaattaatgaaaccgagttatcataatatcaacaccataatgagaaagcacatgaaatctaAATACCCGTCGAGtgaggaaagacagctgtccatcactgcacTCACGACAGGTAAGCGCAGCTTTAAGTTATCCCCTAGTGAGCCAAGATGATAACTTATCTGATAGCAAAATTATTTTGAGACATATGTTTCCTTTAAGTTTCGTGGAGGGAGACATATTtacgaacagaaaacaaagtgctgctgttagaaacttagcttagcacacagttatataggctattattatCTTTGTGTCTCTGCCAGCACGTTTTCTCACCATAGCATGTAGATATTATTGTTTctctcaacatgaacatgtgaaacaatataaacacgatAACCATATACTGACTCGAGTGTATTATGTACGTTTTGTACAATAACTGGCGCTGTCTAGTATTTTTCCCGCTCACGCTGCTTGAgattaaatgcttttgttcttaatattttctgtttacacatattgtttaatgctttgaactaaaagaaaaccttaagatataatgtaagcttgttgtgtatattgcctaattgtaagcttgttcagaaatggttacaaaatattgatgaatataaaacaataacgtCTTTCtcgtttaacctcatttaaataaacgaatattcgaatattcgttttttacgagcccaaatattcgaatacaatattttggaaaaatgcccatccctaataCGTTTGTTTATTGGTCATTTTAAGGGGTTAGttgaccaaaaaatgaaaattctgtcattaattattcaccctcatatcgttccaaacccataagacctttgttcatcttcggaacacaaattaagatatttttgatgaaatccgagagctctctgactcctcaatagatagcaatttaaccaccactttccaagttccagaaaggaactaaagacatcgttaaaatagtccacgtgactgcagtggttcaaccttaattttatgaagcgacgagaatactttttgtgtgcaaaaacaaaacaaaaatgacgaCTTGATTCAAcaatcttctcttctgtgtcattctcctacgctttttacgtccagcgcttccaggttttaCGTCAAaacgctggctcagtattggcagatgctgttcacatgagcagcacgatgcatgcgtgttctgatgtagaacctggaagtgctggacTTAAACAGTGTATGAGAATGACAAcaaagagaagatattgttaaataaagtcactatttttatgttttttgttttcggTAACTTACAGCGACAAAGATGTAAGCTGTGCGTCATCTTAAGGTgttagatccagtcactgttctcTACCAGAGCGGGCGGCTCCCttcagttttgtttcttttccaAATACAAATGCCGTGTAATACGCAAGACGTCGCAGAGGACGTGATATGCGAGTGCAGCGGTTAAAGACTCCATCTAGCGTGTGACGTGTTtacatgctgctgttggttaataAAGTTTGAATGGATAAACTCATGGTTCAATTGGTCTCTTGTGTCAAAAGTGATgagacttttcagttttatggacatCACCATCTTTAATATTACGTTGGTCATTGTCGTTATGGTTACCAGTAAGAGAATACGGGCTCTCGCTGCACGTTCATACAGTCAGTGTTCCAGACGCTActaagttgctgtgtgaacagGACAATTcgagactcacacctgtaagtaaatgcggttgtcaatcccaaaaactgacagtgtgaatgtgGCCATAATGAACGACAGCTTTAGTGATTATAAAAAAAGCCCTCTTTACTTACTttctgtgaaaaaataaaaaaacattacatccAAACGCGCTACATTAAATCCATGGTGATTGTGAACTGAATCACCTTAACTTTGTTCATGGCACAGTATTTCTCCTGGTTTCCACGTCAGCGCAGTTTGATCTGATATGTGTGGTTTATAATACAGAGAATTCTGTGGCGAATGCTTTCCACTAGATCTAGCAGCGTTATTAATATTGCGGTGAATTCAAATGCTTTCTCACTGGTTCTCCCAGCGCTGTACTCTCAAAAGGTTGTACGAACCCTGAGATGAATAAtgtgaaaaggaaaaaaaaatgtaatggtgTTGCATGCGTGATCGAGAACATTCTGCGAGTAAACCTGTTCTGAGCTTGCGTCTTGCTATCTATTGTTGCTCAGAGCTGATAAACGGTCCGTGCAGCACAGCTCAAAACGGTTTCATTTGCCATTTAATGTTTCTCATATGCAATTTAAAAGCCAGCTCTTTTCAGTTGGGCAACGTGGTGGTTGCACCAGTGTGACCTCTGACCAAATTTAGTCACACCGACAGGAAAAAAGGTcgcagtctggagccctgatattaaagggttagttcacccaaaaatgaaaataatggaatttattactcaacctcatgtcgttctccacccctaagaccttcgttcatcttcggaacacaaattaagatatttttgattaaatccgatggctcagtgaggcctgcatagacagcaatggtatttcctctctcaagatccataaagatactaaaaacatatttaaatcagttcatgtgagtgcagtggttctaccttaatattataaagtggctaaaatatttttgtgcgccaaaaaaaaacaaaataacgtctttttaacaatatctagtgatggccgagggtgagggtgagtaataaatgacattattttcatttttgggtgaactaaccctttaaattgtttTAGAAATAACTTTCTTTGTCACAATTCCAACATTTCAGTATAACAGCAAATATTCAATAGCAAAAGGTAATTTGCTATTAAACACTCCTTTTTaagtgtttaattttatttaacaatttaaatattgaatttaatataactaataattgtaaattaaatgcattaaacaaCGCCACATAGCCTTTGACTACTGTTTTTATTAAGCATTGTTTTAAAACAAGTAAACGGTAATACAATGAATATCAGACGGATGCTCATCCAAGAGAACATGCAAAAATATCTGCAAGTAAGCATTTGAAAGAAGCTTTCTGTCAGCCTAGTGTACAGAAGTCTATATACTATTGTAGAAAGTCTggtattgttacatttttatttaattttgataCTGAAGTACCAGTACTTTTGACTTTTCTACTTTGGACATAGAAATGGTTATTTTTAACTCAAGTTCAGTGAATTCCTAGCCTTAAGAATTGTCTGGCATTGTCTGATGTTTTGATTGAATGTTTCCAGAAGATTAAAAAATCAGTCTGACATACTTGGaagcatttaatattttatttgatagtAAAGGGATGTTTAGGCAGGAATGTGTGAATGCAAGCCAATCATATAACTTTGAAAAATTGTATTAACTTGTCTTCCTTATATTCTGAGGCATTGTCATATATTTTGTCCACTTGTTTTTCATGtaaaaccattttaaaatacaaaggGAGAGACAGATAGTTAAAACCGAATTCATAAATGAACCAACTGCTGACCCAAGTGTCATTCCTTCTCATTACTTTGTGCAGACATTGAAAAAAGACTAAAATGGTCACGAGTGTGTTAGATTTGTGGGTGGTTTTCCAAATGCCAATTAAAACATGTTCAAGACAAAAAGGAaggaaagggatagttcacccaaaattgaaaattctgtcatttactcgccctcaagttgttccaaacctgtatgaatttctttgttctgatgaacacaaaggaagatatttggaagaatgtcagtaaccaaacagatcttgcccccctattgactaccatagtatttatttttcctactgtggtagtcaatggggggcgagatctgtttggttactggcattcttccaaatatcttcctttgtgttcatcagaacaaagaaatacatacaggttttgaactacttgagagtgagtaaatgatgacagaattttcatttttgggtgaactatccctttaaaaggaccattttaacattttaacaccATTCAAAGGCTTTGAATATCACGTATGATATTCAAAGGCATTTTTGAATATCAGTGTCACACAGACTGGGCTTAATCTTATGTCCATTTGGCAAAATTGCAAACATTTGACTTTAAAACAATGTAGAATGTAATCTGATTAATATTACTGTCTAAACATCTTTTATTCATTTAACATGTTGGTTCATGTCTGAATTCTCATTTAAGTGCACACACTGCATTTGGAGATAAATATGCTCTGAACATTTCTGTAACTTTCTAATGAACTATGGTCCATTTGTTCTGGTTTTAGCTACCTCTTGAAAAAAAGATTGCCTGCCTTTGGTACTTTTAACATTACAATACTCCAAATCATCATGTTAGTATTAAACTTGTATCATATTGTCATATTTTGTTCACAAAaattataatgtaatgtaagAGGCAGATATTTTAAGACAAAATTGTTTCAGAACAATATTATTTCCTGCTGCAGTGTGTGAATAATTAACTTTTTGGGCCTTTCCAAAATTAGCTTAGAGAATAAAAGGGAAAGTCTTTGCagcctttatttaaaaaatggtagCATAACATTAGCTTAACAGTGCTAATCGGACAATTCCAGATCCGACtaatcatctttttttttactcactGTGCAGCTTGAGGAATGCGAATGGTTTGACTGCAGCCGACCTGGCCCAAGCTCAAGGCTTCCATGATTGTGCTCAGCTCCTCTCTAATGCACACAACCAGCTAAATCAGCTAAATGGATTTGCCCATAATGGGACTGACCACACGCATATCCAGGGCCGCAGTCTTCTGAATGGGACAGCCAACAGGAAAAGATTTCTTGATTGCACAGAGCCAAACCATGTGAAAAAGGCAAAAACTGagagtatgtaaaaaaaaatgtgtttgcaaAACATCAATTGTAAATCAaggaaaaacagatttttttaactATATTGTATGCTTTCCTTTCAGGCATGAATTTCTTGGTGAAGACAAACAATGGAATTGGAGAGGAGCTTGAGAGTATGAATGTGGAATCAACTGCTGAAAACCAATCAGGTGGGACTGGACCTTCTCCACCAATGTCTATTGACCTTGAACATCATGAAGACAGTGTTTCTTTGAGGAACCCCTCTCCCACCCAAAAAATGTTGGAGCCCACATCCATGACTTCTGTTCCTGGCCCCTGGCTATGGACAAACTCTTATGCTTATTTATGATGGCCAAGTTATCAGCAGGTTTCCCCAGGCTTATCAACAagctgtcagagcaaatgacTGGGATAATATATTCTTATTTGATGTATTGAGGCTTCTGAAATACCTGCAATATAATAGTATTTGGGATGAGATGTCAATTTTTCCAAATCTAAAAGAGCTTTAAGTATGCACACACAGGGAGTTTGACTTTTATAATAGAAGTTTCCCAGTACTTGCAAAGACAAAACAGCTAGAATAATACAGAAAGACACGTACAGAAGAGTTTTCTTGGCTTTATTTCCATGAACTTTTGCCATATACTCTGTATATGGTCATTCTAAATCAGTTTTGTAAAAGTTGTTGATTAGTTAACTGTTATCTTAAATACAAGCTTGTGTGTAAtagttaattatatatatattttctgaaacTTCCAGcaatatatttcacaatgaaAGCATTTATTGATTATTATATTAGGATATTTCATAGAGATGATATGTCctatttataaatgaaagaaTGCATAGTGCAATCTTTTATGTTAATTGTGCTTCCATTTTCTGGCTGTTTattattcaataattttaaatattcacatattcaAAGATTTCAGATGTAATCTGCTTGAATTCTGTTGAATTGTTAcaaaggtttttaaaaaaaaaaaaaatttaaagcaccttatgttatgactttattttttatttgatagTTATGATTTCTCGGAGTAAAAGAAAAGCATTCTGGAGTTTCTCTCTGCTGACTTTTGCAGCTAGGTGTTCCAGTgcactccaaaaaaaaaaaaagcttcccCTCTTTCCCTTGTGACTATTTGGAAGAGAACAGTCTGCTTAATGACTTATCTTGTTAAATCATTTTTTCTAGGGATGTCCGATCAAGTTTTTTGTGCCCCCAATCTGCTAAAATGGagtaccgatccgatacttgTGTTTTCCTAGTGCTTGGTGTATACTTCAAATACATTCAAGTTATTCAAATCAATACATGTATACAGGGACGTACAGAGTTTTGAAGGGGCTCAAATTTAAAAAGGGGCATCTATCACTATGGAGTATTGTATTCTATATGTACAATAAGCTGAATAATtgcaacaataaaaaaagtggATATAAGGTTAGAAAGCATAAAGCTCGCTGCGTCAGAATGCCAATCGGTCAGTCGGCAAGACGCAACCCATAGCAATGTGTTATGTCAATGATGTTTCTCACAATCCGACAGCTTCTTTTCCTTTTAATGGCACTTGACAAACCCACTTGAAGGTGCATACCACCACCTACTGCATGACAACTAAAATAAAGGATCGGGCTTAGGATAGCCGATATccatcagtaaaaaaaaatcggCCCCATTACCGATCCTTGAGGTTGGCTCAGGACATCCCTAACTATTACATACTGTACACTTTAAATATGAGCAAAAAAGTGCTcatactgaaaataaatattttttcaactacaatgtattagtaaaatgtttttgtttctctGTTCTGACCCAAGCTCATATGTAATCAAGACCATTTGTTCATCATCTCTTTCTGACGCATGTCTTGTTTTGAATGACAGATGAAGCCATAGCGACAGGTTTGAGGAATGGTCATGGGCAGCAGAACAGTTTCACTGTCAACAGCTTCGCCACAAACGGGCAATGCTATCAGTCCCCTTTCAATCCAGCTGAATCAAGAAACGACATGTGTGGCTCACTGCACCTCAACGGTAGCCCAAGCAGCTGCGTATCTCACCGGCCTGCATGGGATGCGTTTCTGCCTGATTCCGGTGAACATCTTCGCTATGGACACTACCATGGCTTCGGAGATACGGCAGAAGACCTGGAAGATGCAAGCAGCTGTCACGAGCACACTACAACCGTGAAAGTAGAGCAGCACTATGACCAAGAGGTTCTCAGTGCTGTGCAGCTGTTCCATGGATCATAAAAGTGAAAATTATATCCATCCATTTGATTTAGAAATGGTCACATTGGTGGCAGCACTATCCGCCTtaattaaactaattaaatCTTGCACCTTAATGCAGGCTATAAaagattttgttgtttttgataaAGGGGAAAATCTTTCTACCAAAGGGGAGACATTGTATTGCATTTTGTATCTGACctaatgaatttattttattatacgtATGTGTTTGAACTCTGCCTAGCTatcttttttcccctttaatGCAAGTTTAGAATGTACAAGGAGTTGATTTTTATGTGGATTTATTGTGAGTTTGTAGTTTTGTGCCAATGAAACCAGCTTTTTGGAAAAGGAGAATTTTGTatatagtttttgttgttgtatgcttgtcagtttttttttttttttttttttcaccctgAGAAGCAAAGCTGACATGTTGACTGTAaaacagttgttgtttttttgaaaaagaaagCTGAAAGATGTATGACATTCCTTTGTTTATATTTCTACCCTGtgttctgattaaaaaaaactgtaaaacaccAAAGAAGACTCTTTCATTGCCACCTTCTATTAAACtgcagaaaatatattttattttaaggtagGCCCAGAGAAGAGAAGCTCACCTTGCCATATTTTGCTGATTTTCTTGTGAGAAAGCTTTCTTTTTCTTACTAATACTACTTTAATGCACTTTGACCTTGACCCTCGTTTTATCtctaacatgcattttgtacaaAATGCTCTCAGAAAAGCAGGTATACTTTGAAAGTGAAAATTTCCTATGCGAAAGCCCATTAGGTTAATTAAAAAACtgctataaattaatttattaaaataaaatgtgaacttATTCCTTAAATATTAACGttgcatatattttaaaagttttgttttgaaataCATCGTGCTGTATCTGAAATAAAGACTGGTCGCCGATTTTTGATTAGCAAACTGTTCCCATGGGAAGCTGATACGCCCACCTCGGTTTCCTGCCTCACGTGTTTGAACACAAGGGTGTCACCTGTCGTCTGCGTCGACCTTTACTGCGATGCCTACAACGTCATTAGCGCTCCGCCTTCGACAGATGGATCTTCGATTTTATACTTTGTAAAAGGGGGAAACATTTGTAATAACATGTGGCTGAGCTTATATAATGGATATaacataatacatttatttaattaaattacaaatattgCATTTGTAGATTATTTAAATGGTACAAGTTTCTTTTGAACTACAATCTCTACATTATTAACGAAGGTCTATAGACGGTTAATTATGTACCACTCCCACACATAGGAAAGTGGTATCGTCTGCAATTCCGTGTTGAAATCCTCCAAGCTGAGCCAAAAAGCAAATTTGAGTCGAGGACCTTTTAAGTGGAGAAAAGGCACATATTATTGGAACAGttatatcacaattttttttatcttacacTTGTACAGTTTAAGCAATGTCTACTCCAGCACGAAGGCGACTCATGAGGGATTTTAAAAGGTGAATAATGCAAGAAAAATATAAGAGGAGCTGTTGTTTACTGCGCCCGGATGTACCTTATAAAGACCGGATAATGAGGAGAAATATTTAGATGGGGAACTATTTTGATAGATTGtaggaaatgtaaaaaaaaagaagaagttcATTTTCATATCCGTTTATAAGTAAAAATGAAGATCTGTAGTCTTAGAAAGGAACtaatttgttttgtgtttatttggaCCTTAGTTTCCTAAAACTGGCCTGACTCCCTTGTTTGTTTTGATACAAACCCAACAGACTTCAAGAGGATCCTCCAGCCGGTGTTAGCGGTGCACCCTCAGAAAACAATATCATGGTATGGAATGCAGTGATATTTGGGTGAGTACTTCTTGTGAAAAGGTTTGTGCTGTGAACTAAACCAAGTGTATTATCTTTTTAGATTCACGTTTCTTTGTTCTGAAATGCGAGCATTTTTATGTCATTCATGAACACTTCTCCAAATGGCATAAACAAAGACCGTCCTTTTATAAAGTTCACAAATTTTGTGCTTGTCACTTGAGCATTTGTTGTTATCCACCTGTGCCTGTTTTCACATTCTGAAACTGAAAGCAAATGATGACGTGTCGTGGTGACATTATTGTGGTTATCCAAATGTTAccaatttaaatgtttcatttttttttcagaccaGAAGGAACTCCCTTTGAAGATGGTAAATATAAACATGCACTTCTTAAAATGCATCATTTCTAGTAATTCAAGTCATGAATGTGATGCCGTGTATTTTGTATTCAtgtttttaagtttttgt from Megalobrama amblycephala isolate DHTTF-2021 linkage group LG7, ASM1881202v1, whole genome shotgun sequence harbors:
- the ankrd10a gene encoding ankyrin repeat domain-containing protein 10a isoform X1, whose protein sequence is MSIELEPGFSNDEVLNVRYPLHRACRDGDVGTLCSLLQHSTNQADLVAEDSFYGWTPIHWAAHFGKLECVIRLVQVGCEVNALTTRFAQTPAHIAAFGGHPECLLWLLHTGAEINRQDYVGEAPIHKAARAGNMECINALLVQGAKPGLRNANGLTAADLAQAQGFHDCAQLLSNAHNQLNQLNGFAHNGTDHTHIQGRSLLNGTANRKRFLDCTEPNHVKKAKTESMNFLVKTNNGIGEELESMNVESTAENQSDEAIATGLRNGHGQQNSFTVNSFATNGQCYQSPFNPAESRNDMCGSLHLNGSPSSCVSHRPAWDAFLPDSGEHLRYGHYHGFGDTAEDLEDASSCHEHTTTVKVEQHYDQEVLSAVQLFHGS